A single bacterium HR11 DNA region contains:
- the bepA_2 gene encoding Beta-barrel assembly-enhancing protease, producing MQSRRFYRTPSGILVALTAVGLVGSIGCRRFWNELKARQLIREAKEFYQKEDYADACPRYEQALQLMPDNLNLKRSLAYCYMAWYKPLDPSPENQALVDKAAQLFKEILALQPDNRRIQEDLMTLYLNANRYTDAIDLLQQQLQSNPNDPDLLKNVASLYVKANQYDAAFDWYEKWGTVQRDTAEPWYIIGSLAWQKVYCAPARCLDPTLSNEVRGEYIRRGIEALQKAVQIDPEYAEAYAYLNLLYREKAKWVDASDPAKQQEDLQLADQYRDKAQQLVEVRKKRKAEAPTASSSQ from the coding sequence TTGCAGTCGCGCCGTTTCTACCGTACTCCTTCAGGGATTCTTGTGGCCCTGACGGCCGTCGGGCTGGTCGGGAGCATCGGATGCCGACGGTTCTGGAACGAGCTGAAGGCCCGACAACTCATTCGGGAAGCTAAGGAGTTTTACCAGAAAGAGGACTATGCCGATGCGTGCCCCCGGTATGAGCAGGCCCTACAGCTCATGCCCGACAATCTGAACCTGAAGCGCTCCCTGGCTTACTGCTACATGGCCTGGTATAAGCCCCTGGACCCTTCGCCGGAAAACCAGGCCCTGGTCGATAAGGCCGCTCAGCTCTTTAAGGAGATCCTGGCCCTTCAACCGGACAACCGTCGCATCCAGGAAGACCTGATGACCCTGTATCTGAACGCCAACCGGTACACGGACGCCATCGACTTGCTTCAACAGCAACTGCAGTCGAATCCCAACGACCCCGATCTCCTGAAAAACGTGGCCTCTCTGTATGTAAAGGCCAATCAGTACGATGCGGCCTTTGATTGGTACGAGAAGTGGGGGACCGTCCAACGGGACACGGCGGAACCCTGGTATATCATCGGGTCCCTGGCTTGGCAGAAGGTATACTGCGCTCCGGCCCGATGCCTAGACCCGACCCTTTCCAACGAGGTCCGGGGAGAGTATATTAGACGTGGGATCGAAGCTCTTCAAAAGGCTGTTCAGATTGATCCAGAGTATGCAGAGGCATACGCTTACTTGAACCTGTTGTACCGAGAAAAGGCCAAGTGGGTCGATGCCAGCGACCCGGCGAAACAACAGGAGGACTTGCAACTGGCCGATCAGTACCGGGACAAGGCCCAGCAGTTAGTCGAGGTCCGTAAGAAGCGAAAGGCAGAGGCCCCGACCGCGTCTTCTTCCCAATAA
- the ldh gene encoding Leucine dehydrogenase, whose product MNVFSIMQAERFEQIVFCHHPDIGLRAIIVIHDTTLGPALGGTRMWPYASEEEALTDALRLARGMTYKAAAAGLNAGGGKAVIIGDPKKDKSEALFRAFGRFVESLKGRFITGEDVGIDVNDVEYMAMETRYVVGLSREHGGGGDPSPVTAYGVMQGIRACLLERFGSQDLQGRRVVIQGLGKVGFHLARLLSRHGATVIGADIDPDRVAFARRHVPKLQVVEPEAVYDVEADVFAPCALGGVLNDATIPRLRAPIVAGAANNQLAEDRHGELLHRRGILYAPDYVINAGGLINVYVEIEGYDRRRAITLTRGIFYNLRRVFEISRRENIPTYIAADRMAEERIAAIRRVRNLHVEQPYLARYPRYARQ is encoded by the coding sequence ATGAACGTCTTCTCCATCATGCAAGCCGAACGCTTCGAGCAGATCGTCTTCTGCCATCATCCCGACATCGGCCTCCGGGCCATCATCGTCATCCACGACACGACCCTGGGACCGGCCCTGGGCGGGACGCGAATGTGGCCGTATGCCTCGGAGGAAGAGGCCCTGACGGATGCCCTCCGCCTGGCCCGGGGCATGACCTACAAGGCCGCCGCGGCGGGCCTCAACGCCGGGGGCGGCAAGGCCGTCATCATCGGGGACCCCAAGAAGGACAAGTCCGAGGCCCTCTTCCGGGCCTTCGGCCGCTTTGTCGAAAGCCTGAAGGGCCGGTTCATCACGGGCGAAGACGTCGGGATCGACGTCAACGACGTGGAATACATGGCCATGGAGACCCGTTACGTGGTCGGCCTGTCCCGGGAGCACGGCGGGGGCGGCGACCCCTCGCCCGTGACGGCCTACGGGGTCATGCAGGGCATCCGGGCGTGTCTGCTGGAGCGCTTTGGGAGCCAGGACCTCCAGGGCCGCCGCGTCGTGATCCAGGGCCTCGGCAAGGTCGGCTTCCACCTGGCCCGGCTCCTGAGCCGGCACGGGGCGACGGTCATCGGGGCCGACATCGACCCCGACCGGGTCGCCTTCGCCCGGCGGCACGTCCCGAAGCTTCAGGTCGTCGAGCCGGAAGCCGTCTATGACGTGGAGGCCGACGTCTTTGCCCCCTGCGCCCTGGGGGGCGTCCTGAACGACGCGACGATTCCCCGCCTGCGGGCACCCATCGTGGCCGGCGCCGCCAACAATCAGTTGGCCGAGGACCGCCACGGTGAGCTCCTCCACCGGCGGGGCATCCTGTATGCTCCGGACTACGTCATCAACGCCGGCGGCCTCATCAACGTCTACGTCGAGATCGAGGGCTACGACCGGCGGCGGGCCATCACCTTAACGCGGGGGATCTTCTACAATCTGCGACGGGTCTTCGAGATCAGCCGTCGGGAGAATATCCCGACTTATATCGCCGCCGACCGGATGGCCGAGGAGCGGATCGCCGCCATCCGGCGGGTCCGGAACCTCCACGTCGAACAGCCGTACCTGGCCAGGTATCCCCGCTATGCGCGGCAATGA